The segment TAGCAAGCAATATTTTTAGATTAATTGGAGACTTTTTTGAATGGTTATTTAGTATCTCTTTTGACTTATTACGTTTAAGTGATTTAAGTTGGTGGGCATCAAATACAGTAAGTTGGTTATTTATAGCCGTATTTTTCTGTTTGTTGTATTATTGGATGAAACAATCTTATAAGTTTAAAAAAGAAGGAACAGAAGATAAAGCTTAATCTTATACTTTGGGAAGTAAAAACAAACTAAAACGTTTTAACGAAAATGAAACGTTTCCAAATGTCATTCAGCCAACAAGAGAAGAAGTAATAAACAACTTTTCATACAAGGGAAAATGGCATTCTTTTTTTAAAAATGATAAACCTATTGTTTTGGAATTAGGTTGTGGTAAAGGGGAATACACAATTGCTCTAGCACAAAAAAATCCTGACAAAAATTATATTGGAATAGATATAAAAGGTGCTCGTTTTTGGCGTGGTGCAAAAACTGCTATCGAGGAAAAGATAGACAATGTTGCTTTTATAAGAACTCAAATTGAGTTAATAGATTATATTTTTGCAGAAAATGAAATTGATGAAATCTGGATTACTTTTCCAGATCCACAAATAAAATACAAACGCACGAAGCATAGAATGACAAATTCTGAGTTTTTAAAGAAATACCATCATGTTTTAAAAGAAGGTGGTACTATGAATTTGAAAACAGATTCAGAATTTATGCATGGTTATACTTTAGGTTTGTTGCATGGAGAAGGTCA is part of the Polaribacter sp. SA4-10 genome and harbors:
- the trmB gene encoding tRNA (guanosine(46)-N7)-methyltransferase TrmB, with the protein product MGSKNKLKRFNENETFPNVIQPTREEVINNFSYKGKWHSFFKNDKPIVLELGCGKGEYTIALAQKNPDKNYIGIDIKGARFWRGAKTAIEEKIDNVAFIRTQIELIDYIFAENEIDEIWITFPDPQIKYKRTKHRMTNSEFLKKYHHVLKEGGTMNLKTDSEFMHGYTLGLLHGEGHEVIHSNHDVYKNEGSPEEVTSTQTYYESQYLEVGKPITYIKFKLNY